The following are from one region of the Pseudohongiella spirulinae genome:
- a CDS encoding LysR family transcriptional regulator, which translates to MKKLDLNLFLVFDTIYTERNLTQAARTLAITQPAVSNALSRLRRVFNDELFVRTSKGMLPTPVADSIAQNISAALNLLNASVLEREEFDPRSAERTYSFSMTDLAEAVILPRLFPYFETHAPGLSLQSYYTKRHELVRQLSRGELDFAVDVPLIEDAQVAHQSLIKENYVCAMRPDHPLAGQNLTLDAYLAMSHIHVSSRRRGLGQVDMALLKHQAERKIQLRVQHYRVAAEVVSGTDLVLTVPRFLADQYALLLRPLPFEVPALDMHLYWHRQSDSDPSHRWLRDSLIGLFRTHQLMTDLT; encoded by the coding sequence CTGAAAAAACTGGACCTTAATCTGTTTCTGGTATTTGACACCATTTACACGGAACGCAACCTGACCCAGGCCGCCAGGACACTGGCGATTACCCAGCCGGCCGTCAGCAATGCCCTGTCACGTCTGCGGCGGGTCTTCAATGACGAGTTATTCGTGCGCACATCAAAAGGGATGCTGCCGACCCCCGTGGCCGACAGCATTGCCCAGAACATATCGGCAGCACTGAATCTGCTCAATGCCAGCGTCCTGGAACGCGAGGAGTTTGACCCCAGATCAGCAGAGCGCACATATAGCTTCAGCATGACAGATCTCGCGGAGGCGGTGATATTGCCGCGACTGTTTCCCTACTTTGAAACTCATGCGCCAGGTTTGTCCCTGCAAAGTTATTACACCAAACGCCATGAACTGGTTCGACAACTCTCGCGTGGTGAGCTGGATTTTGCGGTCGATGTGCCGTTGATTGAGGACGCCCAGGTTGCGCATCAGTCCCTGATTAAAGAAAACTATGTGTGTGCCATGCGACCTGATCACCCATTGGCGGGCCAGAATCTGACATTGGACGCCTATCTGGCGATGAGCCATATCCATGTGTCCAGTCGCCGACGCGGCCTGGGGCAGGTTGATATGGCGCTGCTGAAACACCAGGCAGAGCGCAAAATTCAACTACGGGTTCAGCACTATCGGGTCGCGGCTGAAGTCGTCAGTGGCACAGACCTGGTGCTGACCGTACCGCGCTTTCTGGCCGATCAGTACGCCTTGCTTTTACGGCCATTGCCGTTTGAAGTGCCTGCTCTGGATATGCATCTGTACTGGCATCGACAGTCTGACAGCGATCCGTCGCACAGATGGCTGCGTGACTCACTGATAGGTCTGTTCAGGACTCATCAGTTGATGACTGATTTAACATAG
- a CDS encoding histidine phosphatase family protein, which translates to MSQLYLVRHGQASFGADNYDQLSPLGLQQAQWLGDYFSELGIHFDRVITGSMLRQQQTARGILQSMNLEQSLECDVGFNEFDFHTLAAVYCQVAGIETPGTADGGRLFFQMLRRAMEAWSKDELHAAHPDCANTLETWQQFYDRVEQALKSITTAETEQSVLVVSSGGAMAMAVAQVLGCGVETLINLNMQTRNTGTHHFYFNQRGLQLTTFNSLPHLQRKDRLHCLTYT; encoded by the coding sequence ATGAGCCAGTTGTACCTGGTCCGCCACGGACAGGCGTCTTTTGGCGCAGATAATTACGACCAATTATCGCCTCTTGGATTGCAACAAGCTCAATGGCTGGGCGACTATTTCAGCGAACTTGGCATTCATTTTGACCGGGTTATCACCGGCTCCATGCTCCGTCAGCAACAGACCGCCCGGGGCATTCTGCAGTCGATGAACCTGGAACAGTCACTTGAGTGCGACGTCGGCTTTAATGAGTTCGATTTCCATACCCTGGCTGCCGTCTATTGCCAGGTCGCGGGCATTGAAACACCAGGCACGGCAGACGGTGGACGGCTGTTTTTCCAGATGCTGCGCCGCGCCATGGAAGCCTGGTCCAAAGACGAACTGCACGCTGCGCATCCGGATTGTGCCAACACCCTGGAGACCTGGCAGCAGTTCTATGACCGTGTTGAACAGGCCTTAAAAAGCATAACAACGGCCGAAACCGAGCAGTCCGTACTGGTGGTCAGCTCAGGCGGCGCCATGGCCATGGCTGTCGCGCAAGTGTTGGGCTGCGGGGTAGAAACCCTGATTAACCTGAACATGCAGACTCGTAATACCGGCACCCATCATTTTTACTTCAATCAGCGCGGTCTGCAGCTGACCACTTTCAATAGTCTGCCGCACCTGCAGCGCAAAGACCGGTTGCATTGTTTGACCTATACCTGA
- a CDS encoding phosphotransferase family protein — protein sequence MSNDPMNNNNALASWLQSHLPDCDGRYQLEKFASGQSNPSYLLNCGEQQYVLRRKPPGQLLASAHAVDREYRLIKALQGSAVPVPTALALCEDDGVIGSMFYIMSYEAGDVHWDPALPAIETGQRRAYYQSLIHTLASLHNVDYVFAGLQDFGRPGNYFARQLSRWTKQYQASATQTITAMDQLIDWLQANLPDDDAQSSIIHGDYRLDNVMFFHNSPDVRAVLDWELATLGHPMADLAYYLMALRLPGEGEIKGLQGLDLSALGIPEEAELIDLYCQARQIKSPANWDFYMAFSFFRLAAILQGVYKRGLDGNASSARAIRMGELVKPLAELGLASIK from the coding sequence ATGAGCAATGACCCGATGAACAACAACAACGCACTGGCGAGCTGGCTGCAATCTCATCTGCCGGACTGTGACGGGCGCTATCAACTTGAAAAATTTGCCAGCGGGCAATCCAATCCAAGCTATCTGCTGAACTGCGGTGAGCAGCAATATGTGTTGCGGCGCAAACCACCAGGGCAGCTGCTGGCCTCAGCTCATGCCGTTGATCGTGAATATCGGCTGATCAAGGCATTGCAGGGCAGTGCCGTGCCGGTGCCGACCGCCCTGGCACTGTGTGAGGATGACGGTGTCATCGGCAGTATGTTTTACATTATGAGCTATGAGGCCGGCGACGTGCACTGGGACCCTGCCCTGCCGGCGATCGAAACCGGCCAGCGCCGCGCCTATTACCAATCTCTGATCCATACACTGGCCAGTCTGCATAATGTCGATTATGTCTTTGCAGGACTGCAGGATTTTGGCCGTCCCGGCAATTATTTTGCACGCCAGCTATCACGCTGGACCAAGCAATATCAGGCGTCAGCCACTCAGACCATAACCGCTATGGATCAGTTAATCGACTGGTTGCAGGCCAATCTGCCAGATGACGACGCCCAAAGCAGCATCATTCATGGCGACTATCGCCTGGATAATGTCATGTTTTTCCATAACAGTCCTGACGTACGTGCCGTGCTGGACTGGGAACTGGCGACACTGGGTCACCCAATGGCCGATCTGGCTTACTACCTGATGGCTCTGCGCCTGCCAGGTGAAGGCGAAATCAAAGGCCTGCAGGGCCTGGATCTGTCCGCACTGGGCATCCCCGAAGAAGCCGAGCTGATTGATCTGTATTGTCAGGCCCGACAGATAAAATCACCCGCCAACTGGGACTTTTACATGGCATTCAGTTTTTTCCGACTGGCTGCCATTTTGCAGGGCGTATACAAACGCGGACTTGATGGCAATGCTTCCAGTGCCAGGGCGATACGCATGGGGGAGTTGGTCAAACCGCTGGCAGAATTGGGGCTGGCATCTATCAAGTGA
- a CDS encoding DUF4212 domain-containing protein → MRDKHARAYWKANVRILATLLTVWAFISFVCGILLADFLDNFRFGGFKLGFWIAQQGSIYVFVILIIVYVFWMDRLDARYHRDSSVSDPEKETQA, encoded by the coding sequence ATGCGCGATAAACACGCAAGAGCCTATTGGAAAGCAAATGTCAGAATTCTGGCAACACTGTTAACAGTCTGGGCATTTATATCCTTTGTTTGCGGCATTCTGCTGGCTGATTTTCTGGACAACTTCCGCTTTGGTGGCTTCAAACTGGGCTTCTGGATTGCCCAGCAGGGCTCCATCTATGTCTTTGTGATACTCATTATTGTCTACGTCTTCTGGATGGATCGACTGGACGCCCGCTATCACCGGGACAGCTCAGTGAGTGACCCAGAAAAGGAGACCCAGGCATGA
- a CDS encoding sodium:solute symporter family protein: MNVQLWTYVFVALSFGLYIGIAVWSRAASTNDFYVAGGGVHPLANGMATAADWMSAASFISMAGLISFLGRDGAFYLMGWTGGYVLLALLLAPYLRKFGKFTVPDFIGDRYYSRSARMVAIFCAISVSFVYVCGQMQGAGIVFSRFLEVDITTGVIIGMTIVFFYAVMGGMKGITYTQVAQYCVLIFAYMVPAIFISLMMTGNPIPQLGFGAELTEEYGGGYLLDRLDSLSEELGFATYTAGQRATQDVFFITAALMFGTAGLPHVIIRFFTVPSVRDARKSAAYALVFIAILYTTAPAVAAFAKTNLLNTVNNASYEELPSWFSTWETTQLIQFDDQNGDGRVQYSGDPAINELTVNRDIMVLANPEIAGLPNWVVALVAAGALAAALSTAAGLLLVISTAVSHDLLKRSMMPGISEKQELLFARLAIFVAILIAGYFGINPPGFVAEVVAFAFGLAAASFFPAIVLGIFYRRMNREGAIAGMLSGFLFTAAYIIFFKFVSPESSTPENWWFGISPEGIGTVGTLINAAVALTVCRFSPAPPRDIQNMVEEIRLPGNVPTVPLSHQSH, encoded by the coding sequence ATGAACGTGCAATTGTGGACCTATGTATTTGTTGCCCTGTCGTTTGGTCTCTACATCGGCATCGCCGTGTGGTCCAGAGCGGCATCAACCAACGATTTTTATGTCGCCGGTGGCGGTGTTCATCCACTAGCTAACGGCATGGCAACGGCCGCTGACTGGATGTCAGCCGCATCATTCATATCCATGGCTGGTCTGATTTCGTTCCTGGGCCGCGATGGTGCTTTTTATCTGATGGGATGGACCGGCGGCTATGTGCTTCTTGCCCTGTTGCTGGCACCCTATCTGCGCAAATTCGGAAAATTCACGGTACCGGACTTTATTGGCGACCGCTACTACTCTCGCAGCGCACGCATGGTGGCCATCTTCTGTGCCATCTCCGTATCGTTTGTTTATGTCTGCGGCCAGATGCAGGGTGCCGGCATTGTGTTTTCCCGCTTTCTTGAGGTCGATATCACTACCGGTGTGATCATCGGCATGACCATTGTATTTTTCTACGCCGTGATGGGCGGCATGAAAGGCATCACATACACTCAGGTTGCCCAGTACTGTGTGCTGATTTTTGCCTACATGGTGCCAGCCATTTTCATCTCCCTGATGATGACCGGAAACCCGATACCACAATTGGGTTTTGGCGCCGAACTGACCGAAGAATACGGTGGCGGCTACCTGTTGGACCGGCTGGACAGCCTGAGTGAGGAGCTTGGATTTGCCACCTACACAGCCGGGCAACGCGCGACACAGGATGTGTTCTTTATTACGGCCGCTCTTATGTTCGGAACGGCCGGCCTGCCCCATGTCATCATTCGTTTTTTCACTGTCCCCAGTGTGCGTGATGCCCGCAAGTCCGCAGCCTACGCGCTGGTGTTCATCGCCATACTCTACACAACAGCACCGGCGGTTGCGGCATTCGCCAAAACCAATCTGTTGAACACAGTCAACAATGCAAGCTATGAGGAATTGCCCTCGTGGTTTAGCACCTGGGAGACTACCCAGCTTATTCAATTCGATGATCAGAATGGCGACGGGCGTGTGCAGTACTCCGGCGACCCCGCCATCAATGAACTGACAGTCAACCGTGACATCATGGTGCTGGCCAACCCGGAAATTGCCGGCCTGCCCAACTGGGTTGTCGCGCTGGTAGCGGCCGGAGCGCTGGCGGCGGCGCTTTCAACAGCCGCCGGCCTGCTACTGGTCATTTCAACTGCCGTGTCACACGACCTGCTTAAGCGCAGTATGATGCCAGGTATCAGTGAAAAGCAGGAGCTGCTGTTTGCCAGACTGGCAATATTTGTTGCCATACTGATTGCCGGCTACTTTGGCATCAATCCGCCCGGGTTTGTGGCCGAGGTTGTCGCATTTGCCTTTGGCCTGGCAGCAGCCTCGTTCTTCCCGGCTATCGTGCTGGGTATTTTCTATCGGCGCATGAATCGCGAAGGTGCGATTGCCGGCATGCTCAGCGGCTTCCTGTTCACAGCCGCTTATATCATCTTCTTCAAGTTCGTATCACCGGAATCCAGCACACCGGAAAATTGGTGGTTCGGCATATCACCGGAAGGCATCGGCACCGTGGGCACACTGATCAATGCAGC